From Actinoplanes oblitus, a single genomic window includes:
- a CDS encoding ATP-binding protein — MIGVSDEAEPVRGGNPKANPDLDPVGRVLGTADATPLQFWTAVAPGSYLQLDDVVVTQRELPDREPVTIAGVVTQVRARHEGAQFDSDVFAIADGTLPAMVQEAAEVTTTRVDPELYVPPAPGAVVHRASGEDRDAALHFDRMERRVPMGTGRDGVPVFLNADFLDGTRGAHVSISGISGVATKTSFATFLLYSVFRSGQLGADGANARALIFNVKGEDLLFLDHPNTKLDERTRAYYKLLDLPDSPFTDVRVYAPPRPGDPSGAPDVSGRLTGVDAFYWTLDEFCSGKLLPYVFADADDERQQYTMVVHSVTAHLHRFAVPAEGGISIDGRRIGSYGDLVDHIVDQLTDDETRSIWAGSAINMGTVNAFARRLIGSKRDLSRLIRGDLAQRRPHQIKTADSAQVTVVDLHNLPDRAQRFVVGVTLKSEFEEKEKSGTGRPLLFVVLDELNKYAPREGSSPIKEVLLDIAERGRSLGVILIGAQQTASEVERRIVTNSAIRVVGRLDPAEASRPEYGFLPPAMRQRALLARPGTMFVNQPDIPVPLCVEFPFPAWATRKSESGPPPAESLRSIVQSADPFAVIGGRPGGDDDIPF, encoded by the coding sequence ATGATCGGCGTGTCTGACGAAGCTGAGCCCGTCCGCGGCGGAAACCCGAAGGCCAACCCGGACCTGGATCCGGTCGGCCGGGTCCTCGGTACCGCCGACGCCACCCCGCTGCAGTTCTGGACGGCCGTCGCCCCGGGCAGCTACCTGCAGCTCGACGACGTCGTGGTGACCCAGCGCGAGCTGCCGGACCGCGAGCCGGTGACGATCGCCGGGGTGGTCACCCAGGTCCGGGCGCGGCACGAGGGCGCGCAGTTCGACTCGGACGTGTTCGCCATCGCCGACGGCACGCTGCCGGCCATGGTCCAGGAGGCGGCCGAGGTCACCACCACCCGCGTCGACCCGGAGCTCTACGTGCCGCCGGCGCCGGGCGCGGTCGTGCACCGGGCCTCCGGCGAGGACCGCGACGCCGCCCTGCACTTCGACCGGATGGAGCGCCGGGTGCCGATGGGCACCGGCCGCGACGGCGTCCCGGTGTTCCTGAACGCGGACTTTCTCGACGGCACCCGCGGCGCCCACGTCTCGATCTCCGGCATCTCCGGGGTGGCCACCAAGACCAGCTTCGCCACGTTCCTGCTCTACTCGGTGTTCCGCTCCGGGCAGCTGGGCGCCGACGGGGCGAACGCACGGGCGCTGATCTTCAACGTCAAGGGCGAGGACCTGCTCTTCCTGGACCACCCGAACACCAAACTGGACGAGCGGACCCGGGCGTACTACAAGCTGCTCGACCTGCCGGACAGCCCGTTCACCGACGTCCGGGTCTACGCGCCGCCCCGCCCCGGCGACCCGTCCGGCGCGCCCGACGTGAGCGGCCGGCTGACCGGGGTCGACGCGTTCTACTGGACGCTCGACGAGTTCTGCTCGGGCAAGCTGCTGCCTTATGTGTTCGCCGACGCCGACGACGAGCGCCAGCAGTACACCATGGTGGTCCACTCGGTGACCGCCCATCTGCACCGGTTCGCGGTGCCGGCCGAGGGCGGGATCAGCATCGACGGGCGGCGCATCGGGTCGTACGGCGACCTGGTCGACCACATCGTCGACCAGCTGACCGACGACGAGACCCGGTCGATCTGGGCCGGCAGCGCGATCAACATGGGCACGGTGAACGCGTTCGCCCGCCGGCTGATCGGCAGCAAGCGCGACCTGTCCCGGCTGATCCGCGGGGACCTGGCGCAGCGCCGCCCGCACCAGATCAAGACCGCGGACAGCGCCCAGGTCACCGTCGTCGACCTGCACAACCTGCCGGACCGGGCGCAGCGGTTCGTGGTCGGCGTGACGCTCAAGAGCGAGTTCGAGGAGAAGGAGAAGTCCGGCACCGGCCGCCCGCTGCTCTTCGTGGTCCTCGACGAGCTGAACAAGTACGCGCCGCGCGAGGGCTCCTCCCCGATCAAGGAGGTGCTGCTGGACATCGCCGAGCGGGGCCGTTCGCTGGGCGTGATCCTGATCGGCGCCCAGCAGACCGCCAGCGAGGTGGAGCGGCGGATCGTGACGAACTCGGCGATCCGGGTGGTCGGCCGGCTCGACCCGGCCGAGGCGTCCCGGCCGGAGTACGGCTTCCTGCCGCCGGCGATGCGACAGCGGGCGCTGCTGGCCCGGCCGGGCACGATGTTCGTCAACCAGCCGGACATCCCGGTCCCGCTCTGCGTGGAGTTCCCGTTCCCGGCCTGGGCCACCCGCAAGTCGGAGTCGGGCCCGCCGCCGGCCGAGTCGCTGCGCTCGATCGTGCAGTCCGCCGACCCGTTCGCCGTGATCGGCGGGCGGCCCGGTGGCGACGACGACATCCCGTTCTAG
- the bsaP gene encoding biotin synthase auxiliary protein BsaP: MYCDRCGEPAATGDHAACAAARQLEPPRFCPDCRRRMKVQVVPTGWSATCVEHGERRG, translated from the coding sequence ATGTACTGCGACCGGTGCGGTGAGCCGGCCGCGACGGGTGATCACGCGGCGTGCGCGGCGGCCCGGCAGCTGGAGCCGCCGCGGTTCTGCCCGGACTGCCGCCGCCGGATGAAGGTGCAGGTGGTGCCGACCGGCTGGTCGGCCACCTGCGTCGAGCACGGCGAACGCCGGGGCTGA
- a CDS encoding ACT domain-containing protein: MLLRVRVTLPDRPGALGQVARTLGVAGADIVQVVVLERLGGRAVDDFTVVWPGAARVERLLAGLAAIPGVQVDGVWKAIGAPVNGGYDAELLAQVAANPADGLATLVDAVPGLLAADWAAAAVVSADWAARNGANGVGNEPRVAYASWRAPSPLRLPEVTPLRARPFADPGGARYAVAPFGRGGLVLLVARTDEDDLPAAAFHVTEVDRVAQLVRAAAVILGDRLDAVTPATIAQV, encoded by the coding sequence ATGTTGCTGCGGGTTCGAGTCACCCTGCCGGACCGTCCCGGCGCTCTCGGCCAGGTCGCGCGCACGCTCGGTGTGGCCGGGGCCGACATCGTGCAGGTCGTGGTGCTGGAGCGGCTCGGTGGGCGGGCGGTCGACGACTTCACTGTCGTGTGGCCGGGCGCGGCCCGCGTGGAGCGGCTCCTCGCCGGGCTGGCCGCGATCCCCGGGGTGCAGGTCGACGGGGTGTGGAAGGCGATCGGCGCGCCGGTCAACGGCGGGTACGACGCCGAGCTGCTCGCCCAGGTCGCGGCGAACCCGGCGGACGGGCTGGCCACCCTGGTCGACGCGGTGCCGGGGCTGCTCGCCGCCGACTGGGCGGCCGCCGCGGTGGTCTCGGCCGACTGGGCCGCGCGGAACGGCGCGAACGGGGTCGGCAACGAGCCGCGGGTGGCCTACGCGAGCTGGCGTGCCCCGTCGCCGTTGCGCCTGCCCGAGGTCACGCCGCTGCGGGCGCGCCCGTTCGCCGATCCGGGTGGCGCGCGGTACGCGGTGGCCCCGTTCGGCAGGGGTGGGCTGGTGCTGCTGGTCGCCCGGACCGACGAGGACGACCTGCCGGCCGCCGCCTTCCACGTCACCGAGGTGGACCGGGTGGCCCAGCTGGTGCGCGCGGCCGCGGTGATCCTGGGTGACCGGCTGGACGCCGTGACGCCTGCCACGATCGCCCAGGTGTGA
- a CDS encoding anti-sigma factor family protein: MTQEEHYDVASYALGVLDAHDAARFEDHLIECPQCALELESFVQVADALADVDAEALIAAEKSEKDGVLLNKMFREVKVERQRANSRRLYSLAAAVVIFAMLSIGALFAGGKWLGPDSGTRNPGTTASDKLDPLPDSDGVGIGGDPLPGQNYNGTDSRTGVATVVGLEKKDWGTQISFAVSNIKGPKTCGLVLVHTDGTSERVATWTIGEKGWGTATNPSPLLLQAVTGTPREDIAHVQVQELTASGTGETLISVP, encoded by the coding sequence ATGACACAGGAAGAGCACTACGACGTCGCGTCGTACGCCCTGGGCGTGCTCGACGCCCACGACGCCGCCCGGTTCGAGGACCACCTGATCGAGTGCCCGCAGTGCGCCCTCGAGCTGGAGTCCTTCGTCCAGGTGGCGGACGCGCTCGCCGACGTCGACGCGGAGGCGCTGATCGCCGCGGAGAAGTCCGAGAAGGACGGCGTCCTGCTGAACAAGATGTTCCGCGAGGTGAAGGTGGAGCGGCAGCGGGCCAACAGCCGCCGGCTCTACTCGCTCGCCGCCGCCGTGGTCATCTTCGCGATGCTGTCCATCGGCGCGCTCTTCGCCGGCGGCAAGTGGCTCGGCCCGGACTCCGGCACCCGGAACCCGGGCACCACCGCCAGCGACAAGCTCGACCCGTTGCCGGACAGCGACGGCGTCGGCATCGGCGGTGACCCGCTGCCCGGGCAGAACTACAACGGCACCGACTCCCGGACCGGCGTGGCCACCGTGGTCGGCCTGGAGAAAAAGGACTGGGGCACGCAGATCTCGTTCGCGGTCTCCAACATCAAGGGCCCGAAGACCTGCGGTCTGGTCCTGGTGCACACCGACGGCACCTCGGAACGGGTGGCCACCTGGACGATCGGCGAGAAGGGCTGGGGAACCGCCACCAACCCGTCGCCGCTGCTGCTGCAGGCGGTGACCGGCACCCCGCGTGAGGACATCGCCCACGTGCAGGTGCAGGAGCTGACCGCGAGCGGGACCGGGGAGACGCTGATCAGCGTTCCGTAA
- the bioB gene encoding biotin synthase BioB produces MPQILDRARARVLDGGAGLDQAEILEILRLPDEDLPELLQLAHDVRMKWCGPEVEVEGIVSLKTGGCPEDCHFCSQSGLFASPVRAVWLDIPSLVEAAKQTAATGATEFCIVAAVRGPDQRLMDQMRQGVKAIKEAVDIQVAASLGMLTQEQVDDLVDMGVHRYNHNLETCQSYFPNVVTTHSWDERWSTLTMVRESGMEVCCGGILGMGETIEQRAEFAAQLAELDPHEVPLNFLSPRPGTPFADRPVVEGKDALRAIAAFRLAMPRTILRYAGGRELTLGDLGTRDGLLGGINAMIVGNYLTTLGRPATADLELLRDLKMPIKSLSATF; encoded by the coding sequence ATGCCTCAGATCCTCGACCGGGCACGTGCCCGGGTTCTCGACGGCGGCGCCGGCCTCGATCAGGCCGAGATCCTCGAGATCCTGCGACTGCCCGACGAAGACCTGCCCGAGCTGCTGCAGCTCGCTCACGACGTACGGATGAAGTGGTGCGGCCCGGAGGTCGAGGTCGAGGGGATCGTCTCGCTCAAGACCGGCGGCTGCCCGGAGGACTGCCACTTCTGCTCCCAGTCCGGGCTGTTCGCGTCCCCGGTCCGTGCCGTCTGGCTGGACATCCCGTCCCTGGTGGAGGCGGCCAAGCAGACCGCCGCGACCGGCGCCACCGAGTTCTGCATCGTGGCCGCGGTGCGCGGTCCCGACCAGCGCCTGATGGACCAGATGCGGCAGGGCGTCAAAGCGATCAAGGAGGCGGTCGACATCCAGGTCGCCGCCAGCCTCGGCATGCTCACCCAGGAGCAGGTCGACGACCTCGTCGACATGGGCGTGCACCGCTACAACCACAATCTCGAGACCTGCCAGTCCTACTTCCCGAACGTGGTGACCACCCATTCGTGGGACGAGCGCTGGTCCACCCTGACGATGGTCCGCGAGTCCGGCATGGAGGTGTGCTGCGGCGGCATCCTCGGCATGGGCGAGACGATCGAGCAGCGCGCCGAGTTCGCCGCGCAGCTGGCCGAGCTCGACCCGCACGAGGTCCCGCTGAACTTCCTCAGCCCGCGGCCGGGCACCCCGTTCGCCGACCGGCCGGTGGTGGAGGGCAAGGACGCGCTGCGCGCGATCGCCGCCTTCCGGCTGGCCATGCCCAGGACCATCCTCCGGTACGCCGGTGGCCGCGAGCTCACGCTGGGTGACCTCGGCACCCGGGACGGGCTGCTGGGCGGCATCAACGCGATGATCGTCGGCAACTACCTGACCACGCTGGGCCGCCCCGCGACCGCCGACCTGGAACTGCTGCGGGATCTGAAGATGCCGATCAAGTCCCTGTCGGCGACGTTCTGA
- a CDS encoding exonuclease SbcCD subunit D — protein sequence MRILHTSDWHVGKVLKGRDRRDEHRRVLAQVIEIAQAEKPDLVIVAGDLYDTAAPTAESTKLVTRALSALRRTGARVVAIGGNHDNGQALDALRPWADAAGIELRGSFDNPADLLIEGTTEGGERWRLVALPFLSQRYAVRAVEMYDLTEAESNQTYADLIARLLGKLSEPFAEPGVINLITSHLTMVGASTGGGEREAHTIMGYAVPSTVFPQNTHYVALGHLHRSQRVIGPCPVRYCGSPLAIDFGEEENVCSVAIVEVGVDKAAQVRDVPVTSALTLRTVRGTLEQLATVNLPEAWLRVLVREAPRPGLREDVQELLPNALEVRIDPDMLPDRAGARSAERAGRSPRELFGDYLDSRGNAEEGVRELFDELYDEVSSDK from the coding sequence ATGCGCATCCTGCACACCTCCGACTGGCACGTCGGCAAGGTTCTCAAGGGCCGCGACCGGCGTGACGAGCACCGCCGGGTGCTCGCCCAGGTGATCGAGATCGCCCAGGCGGAGAAACCCGACCTGGTGATCGTCGCCGGTGACCTCTACGACACCGCGGCGCCGACGGCGGAGTCGACGAAGCTGGTCACCCGGGCGCTGTCCGCCCTGCGGCGCACCGGCGCGCGGGTGGTGGCGATCGGCGGCAACCACGACAACGGCCAGGCCCTGGACGCGCTGCGGCCCTGGGCCGACGCGGCCGGCATCGAGTTGCGCGGCTCCTTCGACAACCCGGCGGACCTGCTCATCGAGGGGACGACCGAGGGGGGCGAGCGCTGGCGGCTGGTCGCCCTGCCGTTCCTGTCGCAGCGGTACGCGGTCCGCGCCGTCGAGATGTACGACCTGACCGAGGCCGAGTCGAATCAGACGTATGCCGACCTGATCGCCCGGTTGCTCGGCAAGCTGAGCGAGCCGTTCGCCGAGCCCGGCGTGATCAACCTGATCACCTCGCACCTGACCATGGTCGGGGCGAGCACCGGCGGCGGCGAGCGGGAGGCGCACACGATCATGGGCTACGCGGTGCCGTCCACGGTCTTCCCGCAGAACACCCACTACGTCGCGCTCGGCCACCTGCACCGGTCGCAACGGGTGATCGGCCCCTGCCCGGTGCGGTACTGCGGTAGCCCGCTGGCGATCGACTTCGGCGAGGAGGAGAACGTCTGCTCGGTGGCGATCGTCGAGGTCGGGGTGGACAAGGCGGCCCAGGTCCGGGACGTGCCGGTGACCTCGGCGCTGACCCTGCGGACGGTCCGCGGCACCCTCGAGCAGCTCGCCACGGTGAACCTTCCGGAGGCCTGGCTGCGTGTCCTGGTGCGCGAGGCGCCCCGCCCCGGCCTGCGCGAGGACGTGCAGGAGCTCCTGCCGAACGCCTTGGAGGTCCGCATCGACCCGGACATGCTGCCGGACCGCGCCGGTGCCCGGTCGGCGGAACGCGCCGGTCGCTCCCCGCGCGAGCTCTTCGGCGACTACCTGGACAGCCGCGGCAACGCCGAGGAGGGCGTGCGCGAACTCTTCGACGAGCTGTACGACGAGGTGAGCAGCGACAAATGA
- a CDS encoding GNAT family N-acetyltransferase: MALWRVRATVDDRPGYLSVLTASLALKSVNILAVQVHTTEAGAVDDFLVDAPEAMTEADLLAAVTKGRGRDAFVARAEAQGLADQPTRALVLAGRLVHEPDALGESLVALLDATDVRWRPRLSAEPPGVHGGRMTLTDPAGGSYEVLRALPAFTPAEFARAQALVELAAGVSRHQRETVTLMLPDGAEVTVRPAGADDLPAVRELHDHCSAATLRRRYLGVAPGESRLRRLLEPAGGVTLLAVTPTGRAVAMASLCAEGDLGEVAVLVEDGWQRRGLGTALLRRLRAHAERAGFAALVAHTGADNVAMLRTLRRLGHGPLERDGALVSVTLPATAQPVGDEAPATSG; the protein is encoded by the coding sequence ATGGCTCTGTGGCGTGTCCGGGCCACGGTCGACGACCGCCCCGGCTACCTGTCCGTGCTGACCGCGAGTCTCGCCCTGAAATCCGTCAACATCCTCGCCGTGCAGGTGCACACCACCGAGGCCGGTGCGGTGGACGACTTCCTGGTCGACGCGCCGGAGGCGATGACCGAGGCCGACCTGCTGGCCGCGGTGACCAAGGGGCGCGGGCGGGACGCGTTCGTGGCCCGTGCCGAGGCGCAGGGTCTGGCCGACCAGCCCACCCGCGCGCTGGTCCTGGCCGGCCGCCTGGTGCACGAGCCGGACGCGCTGGGCGAGTCGCTGGTCGCCCTGCTCGACGCGACCGACGTGCGCTGGCGCCCGCGGCTGTCGGCCGAGCCGCCCGGCGTGCACGGCGGCCGGATGACCCTGACCGACCCGGCCGGCGGGTCCTACGAGGTGCTCCGGGCCCTGCCCGCGTTCACCCCGGCCGAGTTCGCGCGGGCGCAGGCCCTGGTCGAGCTCGCCGCCGGCGTCTCCCGTCACCAGCGGGAGACGGTGACCCTGATGCTGCCGGACGGCGCCGAGGTGACCGTCCGCCCGGCCGGCGCCGACGATCTGCCGGCCGTGCGCGAGCTGCACGACCACTGTTCCGCGGCCACCCTGCGCCGGCGTTACCTGGGCGTGGCGCCCGGCGAGTCCCGGCTGCGCCGCCTGCTCGAGCCGGCCGGCGGGGTGACACTGCTCGCCGTCACGCCGACCGGCCGGGCGGTGGCGATGGCCAGCCTGTGCGCCGAGGGCGACCTGGGCGAGGTGGCGGTGCTGGTGGAGGACGGCTGGCAGCGGCGCGGCCTGGGCACCGCCCTGCTCCGCCGCCTGCGCGCCCACGCCGAGCGGGCCGGTTTCGCCGCCCTGGTGGCGCACACCGGCGCTGACAACGTGGCGATGCTGCGCACCCTGCGCCGCCTCGGCCACGGCCCGCTGGAGCGCGACGGCGCGCTGGTCAGCGTGACCCTGCCGGCCACCGCACAGCCGGTCGGCGACGAGGCTCCCGCCACCTCGGGGTGA
- a CDS encoding pyrimidine reductase family protein, with product MIPLPEDRDGLVAAYPRQDRPVLRANFIASADGAVSVDGLSAGLQGPGDKEVFDTLRMVCDGLIVAAGTVRAERYDALRLTASDRAWRRARGLPEFPLMVIVSGSLDLDPAQLIFSDAPIRPIVLTHRAAPVSPIAEVAEVIAVGDERVDLAAGVRLLHERGATQLLCEGGPALLGSMIAADLVDELCLTVAPLLIGGRAGRIATGPPAPPVSMSLRHALVRDDMLFLRYARRR from the coding sequence GTGATCCCGCTGCCGGAGGACCGCGACGGCCTGGTCGCCGCCTATCCGCGGCAGGACCGGCCGGTTCTGCGGGCCAACTTCATCGCCAGCGCCGACGGCGCGGTCTCGGTCGACGGCCTCTCGGCGGGGTTGCAGGGGCCGGGTGACAAGGAGGTCTTCGACACGCTGCGGATGGTCTGCGACGGGCTGATCGTGGCGGCCGGCACGGTGCGCGCCGAGCGCTACGACGCGCTGCGGCTGACCGCTTCCGATCGGGCCTGGCGGCGGGCTCGGGGGCTGCCGGAGTTCCCGCTCATGGTGATCGTCTCGGGGTCGCTGGACCTGGACCCGGCTCAGCTGATCTTCTCGGACGCGCCGATCCGGCCGATCGTGCTGACCCACCGGGCCGCGCCGGTCTCCCCGATCGCCGAGGTGGCCGAGGTGATAGCGGTCGGCGACGAGCGGGTCGACCTGGCCGCCGGGGTGCGGCTGCTGCACGAGCGCGGGGCCACCCAGCTGCTCTGCGAGGGCGGGCCGGCGCTGCTCGGCTCGATGATCGCGGCGGATCTGGTCGACGAGTTGTGCCTGACCGTGGCGCCGCTGCTGATCGGTGGCCGCGCGGGCCGGATCGCGACCGGGCCGCCGGCGCCGCCGGTGTCGATGTCGCTGCGGCACGCCCTGGTCCGCGACGACATGCTTTTCCTTCGGTACGCCCGGCGCCGCTGA
- a CDS encoding sigma-70 family RNA polymerase sigma factor: MHAVAEKRLTPERVRVMARHSGNRWQALDGGRGAQDDGSVIPRQSARHEAPASKGPSHEDTLVKLLYEEHAGPLLMFVLRLTGGDRQRAEDIVQETLLRAWRNAHRLGAQGQQSLRPWLVTVARRIAIDEHRSANARPAETYDRELESFPTTSDETDRVLQSMTVSDALRQLSHSHREILIETYFRGRTVPEAAEVLNLPLGTAKSRVYYALRALRTALQQRGVTE; encoded by the coding sequence ATGCATGCGGTGGCCGAGAAGCGGCTCACGCCGGAGAGGGTGCGTGTGATGGCGCGACACTCCGGAAACAGGTGGCAGGCACTCGACGGAGGCCGTGGTGCGCAGGATGACGGTTCGGTGATCCCCCGCCAGTCGGCCCGGCACGAGGCGCCGGCCAGCAAGGGCCCGAGCCACGAGGACACGCTGGTCAAGCTGCTCTACGAAGAGCACGCCGGACCGTTGCTGATGTTCGTGCTCCGGCTCACCGGCGGCGACCGGCAGCGGGCCGAGGACATCGTGCAGGAGACCCTGCTGCGGGCCTGGCGCAACGCGCACCGGCTCGGCGCCCAGGGCCAGCAGTCGCTGCGCCCGTGGCTGGTCACGGTGGCCCGGCGGATCGCCATCGACGAGCACCGCAGCGCCAACGCGCGGCCCGCCGAGACGTACGACCGGGAGCTGGAGAGCTTCCCGACCACCTCGGACGAGACCGACCGGGTCCTGCAGTCCATGACGGTGTCGGACGCGCTCCGCCAGTTGAGCCACTCGCACCGGGAGATCCTGATCGAGACGTACTTCCGGGGCCGTACGGTGCCCGAGGCGGCCGAGGTCCTCAACCTTCCGTTGGGTACCGCCAAGTCCCGGGTGTACTACGCTCTGCGTGCGCTGCGTACCGCTCTGCAGCAGCGGGGGGTGACGGAATGA
- a CDS encoding AAA family ATPase, with amino-acid sequence MRPIRLDMSGFTVFREQTTVDFTDADYFALVGPTGSGKSTVLDAICFALYGQVPRWGGARGIGNALAPSAAEARVRLVFESAGDRYVATRVVRRDGRGNVKTSGAGLQLMPPGFDVTKLDTGMDLEDLGEVLAGVPAEMDAAVLHAVGLPYEQFTSCVVLPQGQFADFLHAKPATRQQILVNLLGLHVYEEVQVKAAERGKAAEAKLTVVDQALAALEDATDEAVAEAAGHLARMRELTAAVEAAMPGLRAARAAEDAARDTRDTLDAELRLLASVRTPANLAEATTAIAAARTAATEAAEAVHEAEEAEEKVRGELTAAGDAGSLRLALDRHTELERLIEQEGWFAGKVSVAEVECRDARASADLAESEHIGAQQLLEQARQDYRDAQQRDRAVALRGHLTPGDDCPVCEQPVTVVPEVPRESAVRLAEAAGAAARQAAEQATARWQERDAVARNLESDLERKRGQYEHHLTRLAEVRKAVQGLPGVAAIQQQLAEFGRLQGRLEDATAAVRTARDRLRSAQTAVRAAEEQQRTAWRRFDEVRDGVARFVPPPADRDDLAGAWRTLVEWARAEHAARSTARTEADATVDAAHDATAAARSAIMALFTDAGVQPPATTPADAEATLIRAAAVTAERAEAAWQRLVERLAQAREMQDQRMALQQAGRVAKSLAGHLRANNFERWLLEEALDLLVDGASRILRELTGGQYELMHDKGEFFVIDHHDAGLRRGVRTLSGGETFQASLALALALSEQLAGMSTTAASLESIVLDEGFGTLDAATLDVVAATLENLAARGDRMVGLVTHVHALAERVPVRFEVRKDARTAHVERVGL; translated from the coding sequence ATGAGGCCCATTCGGCTGGACATGTCCGGTTTCACGGTGTTCCGTGAGCAGACCACTGTCGACTTCACCGACGCTGATTACTTCGCCCTGGTCGGCCCGACCGGCTCGGGCAAGTCGACGGTGCTCGACGCCATCTGCTTCGCGCTCTACGGCCAGGTCCCGCGCTGGGGCGGCGCCCGGGGCATCGGCAACGCGCTCGCCCCGTCCGCCGCCGAGGCCCGGGTCCGCCTGGTCTTCGAGTCGGCCGGCGACCGCTACGTCGCGACCCGGGTGGTCCGGCGCGACGGGCGGGGCAACGTCAAGACCTCCGGCGCCGGCCTGCAGCTGATGCCGCCCGGCTTCGACGTGACCAAGCTCGACACCGGCATGGACCTCGAGGACCTCGGTGAGGTGCTGGCCGGCGTCCCCGCCGAGATGGACGCCGCGGTGCTGCACGCGGTCGGCTTGCCTTACGAACAGTTCACCAGCTGCGTGGTGCTGCCGCAGGGCCAGTTCGCCGACTTCCTGCACGCCAAGCCGGCCACCCGGCAGCAGATCCTGGTCAACCTGCTGGGCCTGCACGTCTACGAGGAGGTGCAGGTCAAGGCGGCCGAGCGGGGCAAGGCGGCGGAGGCCAAGCTGACCGTCGTCGACCAGGCGCTGGCCGCGCTGGAGGACGCCACCGACGAGGCGGTCGCGGAGGCCGCCGGGCACCTGGCCCGGATGCGCGAGCTGACCGCCGCGGTGGAGGCCGCGATGCCGGGGCTGCGCGCGGCCCGGGCGGCCGAGGACGCCGCGCGGGACACCCGGGACACCCTCGACGCGGAGCTGCGGCTGCTGGCGTCCGTGCGTACCCCGGCCAACCTGGCCGAGGCGACCACCGCGATCGCCGCGGCCCGGACCGCCGCGACCGAGGCGGCCGAGGCGGTGCACGAGGCCGAGGAGGCCGAGGAGAAGGTCCGCGGCGAGCTGACCGCGGCCGGCGACGCCGGGTCGCTGCGGCTGGCCCTGGACCGGCACACCGAGCTGGAGCGGCTCATCGAGCAGGAGGGCTGGTTCGCCGGCAAGGTGTCGGTCGCCGAGGTGGAGTGCCGGGACGCGCGCGCCTCGGCCGACCTGGCCGAGTCCGAGCACATCGGCGCCCAGCAGTTGCTGGAGCAGGCCCGGCAGGACTACCGCGACGCCCAGCAGCGCGACCGGGCCGTCGCGCTGCGCGGGCACCTGACCCCCGGGGACGACTGCCCGGTCTGCGAACAGCCGGTCACCGTGGTGCCGGAGGTGCCGCGCGAGTCGGCGGTGCGCCTGGCCGAGGCGGCCGGGGCGGCCGCCCGGCAGGCCGCCGAGCAGGCCACCGCCCGCTGGCAGGAGCGCGACGCGGTGGCCCGCAACCTCGAGTCCGACCTGGAGCGCAAGCGCGGGCAGTACGAGCACCACCTCACCCGGCTCGCCGAGGTGCGCAAAGCCGTGCAGGGGCTGCCCGGGGTGGCCGCGATCCAGCAGCAGCTCGCCGAGTTCGGCCGGCTGCAGGGCCGGCTGGAGGACGCCACCGCGGCGGTCCGCACGGCCCGCGATCGGCTGCGGTCCGCCCAGACCGCGGTCCGCGCCGCCGAGGAGCAGCAGCGCACCGCGTGGCGCCGGTTCGACGAGGTACGCGACGGCGTGGCCCGGTTCGTGCCGCCGCCCGCCGACCGGGACGACCTGGCCGGCGCCTGGCGGACCCTGGTCGAGTGGGCCCGGGCCGAGCACGCCGCCCGCTCCACGGCCCGCACCGAGGCGGACGCCACCGTCGACGCCGCGCACGACGCCACGGCCGCCGCCCGCTCGGCGATCATGGCGCTGTTCACCGACGCCGGGGTCCAGCCGCCGGCCACCACGCCGGCCGACGCCGAGGCCACCCTGATCCGGGCCGCCGCGGTGACCGCCGAGCGGGCCGAGGCGGCCTGGCAGCGCCTGGTCGAGCGGCTCGCGCAGGCTCGCGAGATGCAGGACCAGCGGATGGCCCTGCAGCAGGCCGGCCGGGTGGCGAAATCGCTGGCCGGGCACCTGCGGGCGAACAACTTCGAGCGCTGGCTGCTGGAGGAGGCGCTGGACCTGCTGGTCGACGGCGCCTCCCGGATCCTGCGCGAGCTCACCGGCGGGCAGTACGAGCTGATGCACGACAAGGGCGAGTTCTTCGTGATCGACCATCACGACGCGGGACTGCGCCGGGGCGTGCGCACGCTCTCCGGCGGCGAGACGTTCCAGGCGTCGCTGGCCCTCGCGCTCGCCCTCTCCGAGCAGCTGGCCGGGATGAGCACCACGGCGGCCAGCCTGGAGTCGATCGTGCTGGACGAGGGCTTCGGCACGCTGGACGCGGCCACCCTCGACGTGGTCGCCGCCACGCTGGAGAATCTGGCCGCCCGCGGTGACCGGATGGTCGGACTGGTCACCCACGTGCACGCGCTCGCCGAGCGGGTGCCGGTGCGGTTCGAGGTGCGCAAGGACGCCCGGACCGCGCACGTCGAGAGGGTCGGCCTGTGA